Proteins encoded within one genomic window of Candidatus Syntrophocurvum alkaliphilum:
- a CDS encoding PAS domain-containing protein — protein MKKQRLMQILEGSKLGFWEWNVQSGDLLINDLWINILGYDLDEVKSDISSWVELVHHNDRNKLLKKINKLLKGESDLEFEEIEYRIQSKSGEWKWVSTRGKVIEKGDSGEVTVIAGTHSDITRRIKAEKQLKQINQELFALNTISQAMSRSNSLEDIASLLHSLFIETKAFPGGALYFNNIGETKIKRNMDWGLTKDILDFLPQLSVVSHYYEPQNDINLNAKIFQLINEIPSEINVEDYWKSCLAIPIISDQQMQGILFLFDTKYIEVNNHDQIFLKSIGQIIGVAYRKICLFEQVQDFSKQMQLLSQQLIYVQEQERKHLSRELHDQIGQLLTVLKINLQQINSQGYSEDNIEKSIDLVNNVLEDVKDLSFSLRPVLLDDLGLESALRWHLDKYAQHTGIHFNLNSNLGDIRFSSDLEISCYRIVQEAITNAIKHANPTKINIKIKYNNKHLKVLIQNDGQGFDVDLKLKEGVYQKSLGLIGMQERVALFGGELKIISSSLGDGTTVKVTFTVPPENKKRKGG, from the coding sequence ATGAAAAAACAAAGGTTAATGCAAATTTTAGAAGGAAGTAAATTAGGTTTTTGGGAATGGAATGTTCAAAGTGGAGATCTTTTAATAAATGATTTATGGATAAATATATTAGGATATGACTTAGATGAAGTTAAGTCAGATATATCATCTTGGGTTGAACTAGTTCATCATAATGATCGTAATAAACTATTAAAAAAGATAAACAAATTATTAAAAGGTGAAAGTGACCTCGAATTTGAGGAAATAGAATATAGAATACAATCAAAATCTGGAGAATGGAAGTGGGTTTCTACAAGGGGGAAAGTTATAGAAAAGGGTGATAGTGGAGAGGTAACAGTAATTGCAGGAACTCACTCAGATATAACGCGCAGAATAAAAGCGGAAAAACAATTAAAACAAATAAATCAGGAGCTATTTGCTCTAAATACCATTTCACAAGCGATGAGTCGTTCAAATAGTTTAGAAGATATCGCATCATTACTTCATTCCTTATTTATAGAAACCAAAGCTTTTCCAGGAGGAGCATTATATTTTAATAATATAGGTGAAACAAAAATTAAAAGGAATATGGACTGGGGTCTTACTAAAGATATCTTAGATTTCCTACCTCAATTGTCAGTTGTTTCTCATTATTATGAGCCCCAAAATGATATAAATCTTAATGCAAAGATTTTTCAACTGATAAATGAAATACCATCAGAAATTAATGTGGAAGATTATTGGAAAAGCTGTTTAGCTATTCCTATAATAAGTGATCAACAAATGCAAGGGATTTTGTTTTTATTTGATACCAAGTATATAGAGGTAAATAATCATGATCAAATATTTTTAAAATCAATAGGTCAAATAATAGGAGTTGCTTATCGTAAAATATGCCTGTTTGAACAAGTTCAAGATTTTAGTAAACAGATGCAGCTCTTATCTCAACAGTTAATATATGTACAGGAACAAGAAAGAAAACACTTATCACGAGAGCTGCATGATCAAATTGGTCAGCTTTTAACTGTTCTAAAAATAAATTTACAACAAATAAACAGCCAAGGTTATTCAGAAGATAATATAGAAAAAAGCATTGATTTGGTAAATAATGTTCTAGAAGATGTAAAAGACCTTTCCTTTTCTCTGCGACCTGTTCTCCTAGATGACTTAGGGTTAGAATCTGCTTTAAGATGGCATTTAGATAAATATGCTCAACATACTGGAATACACTTTAACTTAAATAGTAATTTAGGTGATATTCGTTTTTCATCCGACTTAGAAATTAGTTGCTATCGTATTGTGCAGGAAGCAATAACAAATGCAATAAAACATGCAAATCCTACCAAAATAAACATAAAGATAAAATATAATAATAAACATTTAAAAGTACTAATACAAAATGATGGACAAGGTTTTGATGTAGACTTAAAACTTAAAGAAGGAGTTTATCAAAAAAGTCTAGGTTTAATAGGAATGCAAGAAAGAGTGGCACTTTTTGGAGGGGAATTAAAAATAATATCTTCATCACTAGGTGATGGAACAACTGTAAAAGTAACATTTACTGTTCCGCCAGAAAATAAGAAAAGGAAAGGTGGCTAA